Part of the Longimicrobium sp. genome, CACGCACTTACCGGCTGCGTTGATGGGAGGCTGGCTGCCGGGATGACGATGCGGAACTCGGCGCCGCCACCGGCGGCATCGCCCACCTCGGCCGTCCAGCCTTCCTCGCGCGACAGGCGGCGTACGACGGCGAGGCCGAGGCCGGTGCCCGCGCCGCTCGTGTGGAAGGGCTCCCAGATGAGCTCGCGCTGGTCGCGCGCCACCCCGGGCCCCGCGTCGCGCACCATGATCTCCAGGCCGCCCGACACCTCGCGCGCGGCGAGCGAAACCGTGCCTCCGGCGGGCGAGGCCGCGACTGCGTTCAGCAGCAGGTTCAATAGCGCCTGCGCCAGCGGCTCGCGCGCGCCGGGCGCCGTCAGCCCGCGGGCATCAAGATGGAGGCGCACGCCGGCCTTTTCCGCGCGGCCCGCTACCAGCAGCCCCAGGTCCTCGAACAGCGGGCCCAGCGGCGTGCTCTCCCCCGCATCCCTCACCCGCGGGGCGCGCCGGGCGATGCCCAGCAGGTTGGCCACCAGCCGCTCCACGCGGCCCACCTCCTCCAGGATCACCGACGCATACCGCCGCCGCTTGTCGTCCGGGATCTCCTCCTCCGCCAGCCGCTGCGCGAGCGACCGCACGCCGGTGAGCGGGTTGCGGATCTCGTGCGCCAGCGAGGCGCTCAGCTCGCCCACGACGGCCAGCCGCTCCTGCTCCGCCGCGGCCGCGGCCAGCTCGCCTGTGCGGACGGCGCGCACCTCGATGTTGTAGAAGCGCAGCCGCGCCACGCCCACGAACAGCAGCAGCTGGATCCACACCATCGCCAGCGGCATCACGTAAATGCCCAGCGCCCCGCGGGTGAGCACGCTGCTCAGGATGCCGATGGGCATCACCATCACGATCCCCAGGAGCAGCGTACGCCCCAGCCGGCGCTCGGCCGCGGAGGTGCGGGGCTCGCGGCGCATGATCCGTACGAAGAGCCAGGTCGCCAGCACCCACCCGCCGATCGTCCACACGACCAGGAGCGGCTCGGCATAGCTCATCGTCAGCGAGCGCTGGTCCAGCGGCAGCAGCGCGAACCCAAGCCCGATGGCGCCCAGTGCATAGGGCAGCGAGCGCACCGTCTGCATCAGCGCAAACGCCAGGAAGAACCCCGGCGCCAGGTGCACGGCGCCGCTCATCCACGGGCGCCACGTACTCCACTCGCCCGTGGCGAACCCCATCCCCTGCGCGAACAGCCAGGTGGCGATGCACAGCTGGAAGAGCGCGTACCACCGCACGCCGGCGCTGCGCGGATTGAACAGCAGCAGCGTGAGCGCGGAAAAGACGGTGACGCCCAATGCGAAGAACGCCTCTCCCGCGGCCAGTGCATTCATCAGAAGGTGAGCCCCAGGCCCAGGACGAGGGTGCGCTGCGAGAAGTAGGAGTTGACGGGGCGGCGTTCGGCGTAGCCGTCGCTGTAGGTATACCCCTGCACGTTCTTTCTGTCCAGCAGGTTGAGCATTTCCAGGTACACGATGCCGATGCCCGCCGGCATAGGCAGGTAGCGGCTGATGCGCCCGTCCAGCCGCCCATATCCCGGCAGCCGCGACCCGTGCACTTCGCCGTAGATGGGAGAGATGCGCCCGTTCGCCTCAACCCGCCCGCCGTCGATGTCCGTGAACGGACGCCCGCTGCCCAGCCGCAGCGTGCTTCCCAGTTCCCACATGGGGCGGACGCTCCACCGCGCCACGCCCGTCAGCGAGTGCCGCACGTCCACCGCGGAAGGCACGGTGCCGCCGTCCTCCAGGTCCACCCGGCCGTCCAGGAACGAGTAGGTGATCCACCCGTTCAGGCGCCGCTCGCCGCTCCACCGGACGATGGCGTCCATCCCGGCGACGCGCCCAGCCTCGATGCGCGGCCCGTCCCCATCTTCCGCATAGCCGCCGTAGCGCTTGACGTAGCCCTCCACCTTGAGCGAGGGATCGCCCGCGCGCTCCGCCCCTGCGACCAGGTGCTCCGCGCGCGTGGGGATTCCGCCGGGCGTGCCCGCGTCCGGCACCCGGTACTTGATCCGCCAGCGCCCCTGGTGGAACAGGCCGCCGCCGAACCGCAGCGTCCACTCGCCCGTGCGGAACGCCAGCGCCAGCCGCGGGTCCGCGGTCCACGACTCTTCCCCCGGCAGGCGGTCGGCGCGCACGCCGGCGATCAGCGCCAGCGAGGGCGAAAGGGCGCGCTCTACCTCCACGTAGCCACCCACGTGCCCCGCATCGTCACTCTCCTCCAGCGCAACCGTCGGCGCGCCAGGCGACAGGCGGTCCGTCGCGGGGAAGCGGCCGGCCTCCGTGCCGTCCAGCCACGCGCCCTCCGCCCCGAGCGACACGCGCCCGCCACCGGGGAGCGACACGTCCGCGTCCACCCGCCCTGTGGCGCCGCGGTCCGTGCGCTCCCGGTCCAGCACCCCGAAAGTGAAGTGGGTGCTCCGCCGCGACCCGCTGACGGTGCCGCGCAGCGCCACGCGGTCGCCCGCCAGCAGCGTGCGCCCGCTGAGCGACGCCAGCCGGTTGCTGCCGCGGCTCTCGAAGGGACCCGTCCAGCCGTACGCATCCACGTCGCGAGAAAGCACGTCCTCGTCCGCCAGCGCCACCAGCTTCACCTCGCTCCCGGCGCGCGGCTCCCACACGGCGCCGCCCATCCCCTCCACGGCGGCGGGGGCGCGCTGGAACTCGCCCTCTCGGCCGTGCATGGCCATCATCAGCCGCGCGTCGGTGGCCCGCAGGCTGGCCCAGGCGCCGGTGTTGGGCGACGTGGGCAGGTCGATGCGGGTGCCGGCCTGCACCGTGTTGGCGTTCAGCCGCACGGTGCGCGTGTCCGGCCGGCCGATGGTGCGCACGTCCAGCACGCCGCTGAGCGCGTTGCCGTAGCGCGCGCCGAATCCGCCGCTGGAAAAGTAGGCCGCGTCCAGCACCTGCGCGTCCAGGATGCCGAACGAGGCGCCGTTCAGCGTCTCGTAGCGGCCGGGGTAGAAGAGGCGGGCGCCGTCCACGAACACCGGCGATTCCGCCGGGTCGCCGCCGCGCACGTACAGGTCGCTCCCCTCGCCGGCCCGCGTGGCACCCGGGCCGGTCTGGAAGGCCTGCATGATGTCGGCGGTGCCGCCGGGCGTCACCAGCACGTCCACGCGCTTGAGCGCCACCTGGCTGCGTGTGTCGTCCATGCGCGTGCCGGCCTCCACCACGATGGGCGCCAGCGCGAGCGCCGGACCGCCCTCGCGCCCGGCCGCGGCCACGGCACCGGCCGGCGTGCCCCCGAGCCGCGCCCGCAGCTCGGCGTTCTCCGGGAAGAGCGCGGCGCCGCGCCGCCACACGGCCAGCGCATCCTCCTCGCGCTTCGCCCGGCGGTACAGGTCGCCCAGGACCAGGTAGGTGCGCGCGAAGCCGGGCCGCGTGCCGTCACCCTGCTGGCGCAGCAGGATCTCCAGGTGGCGGATGGCTTCGGGGCCGCGCCCCAGGAACTCGGGGGTGTGAAAGTGGTGCATGGCCAGGGTGAAGCGCGCCTCCCAGTGCGTGCTGTCGATCTGCAGCGCCTCTTCCAGCAGCGTGTTGGCCTGCCCGATCAGGGTGCCCTTCCCCATCATGTCGGCGAAGGGCAGCTCGCAGCCGGCGCGCAGGTTGGCCAACCTCACCCGCGGCTCCACGCCCCGAGGCTCCGCCCGCAGCCACTCGGCGAGGAGCGCCGACGCGCGCTGGGCCGCCGGCCGCGCCGCCGCCTCGTCCTTCCGTGCGCCCGCCGCGCTGCACTCCTGCACCGCGGCCCGCGCCTCGGCCGCCCGCTCCGCCGGGAACTGCTGCGCGTGCAGGGTTCCCGTCCAGGAAGCCGCCAGCAGCATCGCCACACCCGTCGTTCTCGCTATGGATTTCATCGTCCCGCTCCGGTTGGTTGTCGATCCGTTGTGCCTCGGGGGACCAACGAGGCAACCGCGGGACCGGGCGTCGCAAATCCGCAAGTGGTTCGTAGACGACTACTTGGGCGCTACTACACCCAGCTGACGGTGCAGCCGGAGCGTGTCAGGTGCAGCCGCGGCGCTGCACCCTTCTGATGGGAATCGGAGGGGGCGGACGACGACGAAGCCCCGCCTGCGGCGCAGACGGGGCTTCGTGAGGTGCGGATGGGGCGACCGCCTCAGGGCCGGGGTGGCGGGGCCAGGCGTTTCGCGAGCGAGGGGCGTGTGGATACGATCCGGCGGTGGACCGCGTCCAGCAACGCCGTGGCGTTGCGGCGCGCGCCGGTCAGGTCGTCTTCGTCGAGCTCCTCCTCGTCGCCGTACAACGCGGTGTGGCGCCCTCCCCGGACGTTCTGCATGGCGTCGGCGCTTCGCTGCAGCTCGGCATCGCCGAGCGCGGACGCGGCGTAGAACGTCACGTAGTGGTGCCCGCCCACCGCGCCGCGCGGGCGGTATCCCGCGGAACGGACGACCGCCGTCGCCGCGCGGAACGCCGCCTGGTACACGTGCGTGTAGGCACCGGCCACGCTCAGGCCCGCGACGGAGGCGTCGGACCACTCCCGCAGGGCCGCGGCCCAGATCGCCGCCACCTCCGCGTCGTCCGCCGGCACCTCTTCCAGGTTGCGGGCCTCCAGCAGCCGCTGAATGCGGTGCGCGCTCATCCCGCCACCTCCGCCAGCAGCGCGTCGTCGCCCACGATCCACCGCTTGGGCCCGTCCAGGATCCGCCGGAGCACGGCGTTCCCCGCCGCCACCTGCCGGGCGAGCTTTTCGGGGGTATAGGTTCGGATTTCCACGTCCCGGTCCAACAGCATCGATGCCTCCGCCGCAAGATGGCCCAACCGCGAATCGGGCCCAAGATCGCCGACCACCAGCACGTCGACGTCGCTGTCTCCCCGGGCGTCGCCGCGCGCCGTGGAGCCGAACACGAACGCCAGTTGAATGCCCTCCGCCCCGGCGATCGCCGCCTCCACCACTTCGGTGGGATCGGCGAAGTCGCGGATCAGCCGGCGGAGCGTCTTCCAGCCGCGATGATCGTCGTCCACCCGGTAGAGCACACGGCCGTCGTTCTCGATGCGCCGCACCAGGCCGCGCGACTCGAGCCGCCTGAGCTCGCGGGTCAGCGAGCTCATCGACAACCCGCAGTGCCGCTGCAAGCCCCGCACGTGCTCGGGCTCGTCGTCGTCGCGCATCGCGAAATGAAGGAGCAGCCGGGCGAACGCCGGTGAAGCCAGCAGCTCGGCCAACCCCCCCGCGTGCGATTGCCTGGTTCCCTTCGGCGTCATTCAGCTCTCTCGCGGCCAGGAGTGCTCCAGATTCTGGATCACCGGAGGCCGCACGTCAAGTCGAACGGGGCAATGCGTATGGTCGATGGACATCCAGAACGCAACGAGCCCCCGCCTGCCGGTTGCAAGCGGGGGCTCGTCCATCACGTGCGTCCGACAGGATGCGCCCCCCGCGTTCGCTATCGAAAAGCGGAGAATCGCGTCGTCCGGCAGCCGTTACATGGGGTACCAGCCCCGGCGAGCGGCGTGCTCCACGTACGCCACCGTGTACACCTTCACGAGCCTGCCACCGCCGTAGACTTCCACCATGTGCAGTTCGTCGCCGCGATACATCGCCAGCGCGTCGAGCCCGCCGATCGCCGGCATCTCATCGACCGTGACGGCAACGGGAAGGGCCTCGCCACGCACGTACGCGCAGGGCGTCATGCTCGAGCCGCGGCAGGTCGCACGGGTAAGCCCCACCCGCGTCCGGACGAACTCCAGCACGTCGGGCGCGGCAGACGCCACCATCTCCCGCCGGTCGAACACCACCGACGACACGGGCCTGGAGTTGCGGCGGCTCTTCAGCCGGTTGCCGAACACCTGCACGCGCTCCAGCAGCACCGGCTCGGCCTCCATTTCGATCGTGAGGCTCCTGTCGTCGGCGCTGATGGAAACCGACGTGGTGAGATCCGCATACCCCAGGCGGCTCACTTGCACCTGGTAGTACCCCGGCTTCAGGCGAATCCGGAAGAGGCCGTCCTCGCCCGCCGCGATCGCCTGGTCCACGGAACCGACGTAGATGATGGCGTCCGGGACGGCGGCACCGCTAGCGCGGTCCACCACGCGCCCGGTCAGCAGGGGAAGGGGGGGATCGTCCGCGGATTGCGCGGCCGCGGGGACCGCGGCCATGAACAGCGCGGTGAGCGCGGCGGCAAAGTGGGAGCGCGTCATGTGCTTCTCCTCAGGCGTGGGACGGGACTGGCGTAGGGGTAAGGGCGGGCAAGAATGGCTCCCTCAGGCGGATCGGGCCGATGTCGTTGCAGCGCACTCACATGCCTTACCGCAA contains:
- a CDS encoding sensor histidine kinase encodes the protein MNALAAGEAFFALGVTVFSALTLLLFNPRSAGVRWYALFQLCIATWLFAQGMGFATGEWSTWRPWMSGAVHLAPGFFLAFALMQTVRSLPYALGAIGLGFALLPLDQRSLTMSYAEPLLVVWTIGGWVLATWLFVRIMRREPRTSAAERRLGRTLLLGIVMVMPIGILSSVLTRGALGIYVMPLAMVWIQLLLFVGVARLRFYNIEVRAVRTGELAAAAAEQERLAVVGELSASLAHEIRNPLTGVRSLAQRLAEEEIPDDKRRRYASVILEEVGRVERLVANLLGIARRAPRVRDAGESTPLGPLFEDLGLLVAGRAEKAGVRLHLDARGLTAPGAREPLAQALLNLLLNAVAASPAGGTVSLAAREVSGGLEIMVRDAGPGVARDQRELIWEPFHTSGAGTGLGLAVVRRLSREEGWTAEVGDAAGGGAEFRIVIPAASLPSTQPVSA
- a CDS encoding carboxypeptidase regulatory-like domain-containing protein, with protein sequence MTRSHFAAALTALFMAAVPAAAQSADDPPLPLLTGRVVDRASGAAVPDAIIYVGSVDQAIAAGEDGLFRIRLKPGYYQVQVSRLGYADLTTSVSISADDRSLTIEMEAEPVLLERVQVFGNRLKSRRNSRPVSSVVFDRREMVASAAPDVLEFVRTRVGLTRATCRGSSMTPCAYVRGEALPVAVTVDEMPAIGGLDALAMYRGDELHMVEVYGGGRLVKVYTVAYVEHAARRGWYPM
- a CDS encoding nucleotidyltransferase domain-containing protein; the protein is MTPKGTRQSHAGGLAELLASPAFARLLLHFAMRDDDEPEHVRGLQRHCGLSMSSLTRELRRLESRGLVRRIENDGRVLYRVDDDHRGWKTLRRLIRDFADPTEVVEAAIAGAEGIQLAFVFGSTARGDARGDSDVDVLVVGDLGPDSRLGHLAAEASMLLDRDVEIRTYTPEKLARQVAAGNAVLRRILDGPKRWIVGDDALLAEVAG